From Glycine soja cultivar W05 chromosome 4, ASM419377v2, whole genome shotgun sequence, the proteins below share one genomic window:
- the LOC114410653 gene encoding uncharacterized protein LOC114410653: MVNNKNFSMNLICLPFSHLDVVLGMDWLLSNHVILNCKNKTLIFGACAQNILGSSSLEISHASEAKRVENVKAFMVLSNTKESLNIGGMPIVCKFPKVFLRDVIELPPERALEFAINLVLGSSLVSIAPYWMSLMELAEVKKQVEGFLNKQLVRPSVSSWGAPTLLVKKKDKSMRMCADYQ; encoded by the coding sequence ATGGTCAACAACAAGAATTTCTCTatgaatttgatttgtttgcctTTTTCTCATCTTGATGTGGTGTTGGGAATGGATTGGTTATTGTCCAACCATGTTATTCTCAACTGTAAAAACAAGACCTTGATCTTCGGTGCTTGTGCCCAAAATATCCTAGGATCTTCAAGTTTAGAGATCTCACATGCAAGTGAAGCCAAAAGGGTAGAAAACGTTAAAGCCTTTATGGTTTTGTCCAATACCAAGGAGTCTCTTAATATTGGGGGGATGCCTATAGTATGCAAATTTCCTAAAGTTTTCCTTAGAGATGTGATTGAGTTACCACCTGAGAGGGCACTTGAATTTGCCATAAACCTAGTGCTTGGGTCTAGTCTTGTATCGATAGCACCATACTGGATGTCTCTGATGGAGTTAGCTGAAGTGAAGAAGCAAGTAGAAGGGTTTTTGAATAAACAGCTTGTGAGACCAAGTGTGTCATCATGGGGAGCGCCAACACTCTTAGTAAAGAAGAAAGACAAGAGCATGAGGATGTGTGCGGACTACCAATAA